The proteins below are encoded in one region of Meriones unguiculatus strain TT.TT164.6M chromosome 18, Bangor_MerUng_6.1, whole genome shotgun sequence:
- the LOC110542924 gene encoding olfactory receptor 4C15-like: MQNQSCVTEFVFLGLSENPNVQKLIFIICLLVYIVTIGSNMMIVVTIACSPTLQGSPMYFFLAFLSLLDASFSSAMTPKMMVDSLYERKTISFEGCIIQLFAEHFFGGAEMIVLTAMAYDRYVAICKPLHYSSIMTRRLCGTLVGVAWAGGFLHSTVQIVFTLQLPFCGPNVIDHFMCDLSPLLELACTDTHIFGLLVVANSGLICIIIFFLLLVSYCFILVSLRSHSSEGRWKALSTCGSHIAVVVLFFVPCIFIYARPHTAFSFDKMVAIFYTMLSPLLNPMIYTFRNKDMKNAIRKVWNQLITVSNEK, translated from the coding sequence ATGCAAAATCAGAGTTGTGTAACTGAATTTGTCTTCCTGGGACTTTCAGAGAATCCAAATGTTCAAAAGCTAATATTTATCATATGCTTACTTGTTTACATTGTAACTATTGGGAGCAACATGATGATTGTGGTGACTATTGCCTGTAGCCCTACACTGCAGGGCtcccccatgtacttcttcctggcTTTCCTGTCTTTATTGGATGCAAGCTTCTCCTCTGCCATGACACCCAAGATGATGGTGGATTCACTCTATGAGAGAAAAACTATCTCCTTTGAAGGATGCATAATACAACTTTTTGCTGAACACTTCTTTGGTGGGGCTGAGATGATTGTTCTGACAgccatggcctatgaccgctatgtggccatttGTAAGCCTTTACACTACTCTTCCATCATGACACGGAGGCTCTGTGGCACTCTGGTTGGGGTGGCCTGGGCAGGAGGATTTTTACATTCTACTGTACAAATTGTCTTCACTTTGCAGCTGCCCTTTTGTGGACCCAATGTCATTGATCACTTCATGTGTGACTTATCCCCATTACTGGAACTTGCCTGCACTGACACTCACATCTTTGGCCTTTTGGTAGTTGCCAACAGTGGATTGATCTGTATCATAATCTTTTTCTTGTTGCTTGTCTCATACTGTTTTATCTTAGTCTCTCTGAGATCCCACAGTTCTGAAGGGCGATGGAAAGCTCTGTCTACTTGTGGGTCCCACATTGCTGTtgttgtcctgttctttgtcccatgcatatttatatatgcaaGGCCTCACACTGCTTTCTCCTTTGACAAAATGGTAGCAATATTTTACACCATGCTATCCCCTTTGCTTAATCCTATGATTTACACTTTTAGGAATAAGGATATGAAAAATGCCATACGTAAAGTGTGGAATCAACTGATAACAGTTTCCAATGAAAAGTAA